Proteins encoded together in one Dermacentor variabilis isolate Ectoservices chromosome 2, ASM5094787v1, whole genome shotgun sequence window:
- the LOC142570883 gene encoding uncharacterized protein LOC142570883: MCCRRPRRKSPTLCVPTATLPAAALRTTQDSEGIIQPDVAFRAATEASGAPAPLTEMLVKADDMLRAPADPPSRIITPLRPLSPAYQPTQPVSVRTTPCHHGALELTLPPGYIAQRDAKLTTSLQ; the protein is encoded by the exons ATGTGCTGCCGGAGGCCGCGACGCAAGTCTCCCACCTTATGCGTTCCCACTGCAACTCTGCCAGCAGCAGCGCTGAGGACCA CGCAAGACTCCGAGGGCATCATACAACCCGACGTGGCGTTCAGGGCCGCGACCGAGGCCTCCGGGGCACCGGCTCCACTGACGGAGATGCTGGTGAAGGCAGATGACATGCTCCGGGCACCCGCTGACCCGCCGTCGCGTATCATCACTCCGCTGCGGCCGCTCAGTCCCGCCTACCAGCCGACGCAGCCCGTGAGCGTGAGAACCACTCCGTGTCACCACGGGGCTTTGGAGCTTACGCTGCCGCCCGGCTACATCGCACAGAGGGACGCCAAGCTGACCACCTCGTTACAGTGA